The following nucleotide sequence is from Firmicutes bacterium HGW-Firmicutes-1.
ACTACTTGAAAGTAGAGAAGGTCAAAATGATGGTGGATATGCGGTTAAAAATTATAAAGAGCTTGAACCTTCTCTAGGAACTATGAAAGAATTTCAAGAGCTAATAGAGCTATTGGGAGCCAACGGTATTAAGGTTTGTATAGACTTTGTTGTAAATCATACGGCAAAAGAACATGAATGGGCAGTTAGAGCAGCTCGTGGAGAAAAGAAGTATCAAAAAATGTATCTCATGTATGATACTGATGAAATACCAAGACTTTTTGAGCAAACGGTTCCAGAAGTGTTCCCTAAGGTTTCCCCAGGAAACTTTACCTATTACGAGAGCTTTCATAAGTGGGTTTTTACTTCTTTTTATGAATTTCAATGGGATTTGAATTTTCAAAATCCATATGTTTTTGAACAAATAATCGATATTCTTCTTTTTTTGGCTAACAAAGGGATCAATGCAATTAGATTAGATGCAATACCTTTTATGTGGAAAACAGTAGGAACCAACTGCCGAAATTTGCCGGAGATACATAAGTTATTAGAAATGATGCATTTGATTGCTAAGATTGTTTGTCCATCTGTTATTTTATTAGGAGAAGCCATTGTTGAACCTGAAGAAATCATTAAATATTTTGGCGTGGAGCAAGTCGAATGTCAGCAAATGTATAATGCCACTTATATGGTGAACATTTGGAATGCGCTTGCAACAAAGGATATTAGGTTGCTAAAGATAGATCAAGATAGACTCCAGGTACCTCCTTGGGGTACTTGGATTAATTATATCAGATGTCATGATGATATCGGATGGGGTTTTAATGAAGAAGCAATTAGAAATTTTGGATTTTCACCTGAAGCGCATAAGCAGTTTTTGATCAATTTTTATGAAGGTGTATTCCCAGAAAGCTTTTCTACGGGTGAGCTTTATGAGTTTAATCCTCAGACTCTTGATGCAAGAAATTCGGGGACATTGGCTAGCTTATGTGGTTTAGAAAAGGCGATTAAAGGGAAAGATCGATACCAGTTAGAATTAGCACATAAACGTATACAGCTTATATATGGTTTGCTTTTGGCTTCATCTGGGATTCCGCTGATTTATAGCGGTGATGAGATTGCAGCAATGAATGACTATAATTATAAAAATGAACCGAGTAAAGCCCATGATTCAAGATGGCTTCATAGAAGCAGATTTGATTGGGATCAAGCAGAGAAGAGAAATGATTTAAGTACTTCCGAGGGAATTATATTTAATTGCATTAAAGAATTAATAAAAACAAGAAAGATGCAACCAATTTTTAATTCTACAATTAGAGTAAAGACGATTGAAACAACTAATAAATCTGTTTTTAGTTTTTATAAAGTCAAAGATGACAAAACATTTATTGGGATCTTTAACTTTTCAGAAGATCGTCAAGCAATAGATACAAAGGTTTTTACCAATCAAGGACTTGCTTTTACGATGAAGGATTTGATTCAAGGAAAAACAATTGAAAGTAGTTCAGAGAAAATTCTTGTTGGGCCGTATGAGTTTTTATGGTTAATGTAACTTTGCTTCCAATCGTTTAGATTGGAGGTAGTGAAATAAATAGTATAGATGTAACTTTTAAACAATAGAATCTGATACAATAAGCGACTTAAGGGGGCTTAATTATGGCAAATTTATCATTACGAAACATTGAAAAAACATATCCCAATGGATTTTCTGCTGTTCAAGATTTTAATTTAGAAATAAAAGACAAGGAATTTATTATATTTGTTGGCCCGTCTGGTTGTGGTAAGTCAACAACCTTGCGTATGATTGCAGGTTTAGAGGATATTTCAGGAGGAGAGCTCTACATTGAAGATCGACTGGTCAATGTAATCGAGCCAAAAGACAGAGACATTGCAATGGTATTTCAAAATTATGCATTGTATCCCCATATGTCTGTATATGACAATATGGCCTTTAGCCTTAAACTAAGAAAGATAAATAAACAAGAAATTAAAAAACAAGTTGATGAAGTAGCAAAGATTTTGAGTATTGAAAGCTTATTGGATAGAAAACCTAAGGAGCTTTCAGGAGGTCAAAGGCAACGTGTTGCCATTGGGCGTGCGATTGTACGTAAACCTAAGGTCTTCTTGTTTGATGAACCACTGTCAAATTTAGACGCTAAATTAAGAGTACAAATGAGGATAGAACTTGCTAAGTTGCATCATAAGCTACAGACTACATTTATTTATGTAACCCATGACCAAACAGAAGCGATGACGTTAGGAACTAGAATTGTTGTTATGAAGGATGGAATTATTCAACAAGTAGATACACCACTCAATCTTTATGCTAGACCAAAGAATAAGTTTGTTGCTGGCTTTATTGGGTCACCACAAATGAATTTTTTAGTTGCGAAAGTAGAAAAGAGCGCAGAGGGAATAACGTTAACCTTTGGTGAGCAATCCATATTG
It contains:
- a CDS encoding alpha-amylase translates to MNIINETSFQLRSEENLKQLKKIYDDIYNSNSYWKRLVDLMKISALQRPIYLQEMDINDFNWYVEEDVIGMTFYVDLFAVDVKGIKDKIPYLKELGITFIHFMPLLESREGQNDGGYAVKNYKELEPSLGTMKEFQELIELLGANGIKVCIDFVVNHTAKEHEWAVRAARGEKKYQKMYLMYDTDEIPRLFEQTVPEVFPKVSPGNFTYYESFHKWVFTSFYEFQWDLNFQNPYVFEQIIDILLFLANKGINAIRLDAIPFMWKTVGTNCRNLPEIHKLLEMMHLIAKIVCPSVILLGEAIVEPEEIIKYFGVEQVECQQMYNATYMVNIWNALATKDIRLLKIDQDRLQVPPWGTWINYIRCHDDIGWGFNEEAIRNFGFSPEAHKQFLINFYEGVFPESFSTGELYEFNPQTLDARNSGTLASLCGLEKAIKGKDRYQLELAHKRIQLIYGLLLASSGIPLIYSGDEIAAMNDYNYKNEPSKAHDSRWLHRSRFDWDQAEKRNDLSTSEGIIFNCIKELIKTRKMQPIFNSTIRVKTIETTNKSVFSFYKVKDDKTFIGIFNFSEDRQAIDTKVFTNQGLAFTMKDLIQGKTIESSSEKILVGPYEFLWLM
- a CDS encoding sugar ABC transporter ATP-binding protein, translated to MANLSLRNIEKTYPNGFSAVQDFNLEIKDKEFIIFVGPSGCGKSTTLRMIAGLEDISGGELYIEDRLVNVIEPKDRDIAMVFQNYALYPHMSVYDNMAFSLKLRKINKQEIKKQVDEVAKILSIESLLDRKPKELSGGQRQRVAIGRAIVRKPKVFLFDEPLSNLDAKLRVQMRIELAKLHHKLQTTFIYVTHDQTEAMTLGTRIVVMKDGIIQQVDTPLNLYARPKNKFVAGFIGSPQMNFLVAKVEKSAEGITLTFGEQSILLPEGKAQTLIEGNYIGKEVVMGIRPEDIHDSEIFIEASKRSAIEARVNVTELLGAEVFLYLSVDTSELTAKVAARSTVQPGDTIKIALDLNKVHIFDKETEQVITN